CCGTCTCCAGGAGGCTCATGATGACTGCCATGGCTGCTTCGTCACTGCTGAGACTGCCAAGGCCCGGTCCAACCACGCTGTCCAAATCCATCTGGGGATTCTCCCCTGAGAACAATTTAAATAGCGGGGTGTTGGATTTAGAAGAGAGAATTAAATATGATTCAATTAACAACAACTTAGAAAGAAGTAAATCATCAGGATCAGAAATGGTACCCATGAGAGACTCGGCTCCTGAGAATGTAGCTCCTTGAGCATCCTCCTCTGAGCTGGACTTTCCTGCAATCTCCATGTCTGTTGCCTCTCCGTTTGGCACCTAGCGATAAAACCTACTTAGTACAAACTTATTTGACAGAGTGACTGAAGTATaagtataaaaatgtaactatATTGTTGGCCTACATCACCATGGAAACTACACACCTGTAAGGTCAGTTAAATTACGGACATTTTTATCACAAGTCACACTGAGCAAGATTGGTCGACTAAGatttgcaaaatgtattttctgtctaTATCTTATGAATCCTTAGCTTTTTAACTGACCAAAAACGCATTTAAAGTTGGGCTGTTAAGGTTAACACGTTATTAATTCCAACTCCGTagttggaaaaataataatcaggaaaccatggtaacgttGTGGATGACGGCAGAAACCAGAAACACATCGAGAAGGATTCAAGTTTGTTGCAAAATGGTGATGCAATCCCCATATTCCTATACGCCTTTCTTGTGCTTATGGTGTTATCTGCATCTAGCAGATCATACTGATGTCTTTAAATACATCACCtctgactttgagaaactgggatggacattttaactatttttctcaaatgtaaTAGACCAAACAGTCTAGAAAATCATTTGGGGGATTAGTTTTTAGTAAAAATATGCGCCTCGGTTTTGGACTGTTGAATAACTGgtacaaatatgcaaatgatCAGATATGAATGTTCAACAACTCACATTGTTGCTGATCTGATTGTGGGGACATTTGTCCTGGGATAGACTGAAAGGGCTGACGCTGCCACTGGAAGGTGAAGAGTTCATCCTAAACCAACACAGATAAAGACACAATTTGAActttacatactataatatcaACAACTGTATTTCTGGATAAGAAAAACACTGGCTTAGTCTCATTTACACATCTCTGCCAGGGTTGCATAGAGTAGGGCCACACCTGTTGGAATCCAGCAGCTCATTGGCAATCTGGGTCCCGATGCTTCCAGCATAAATCATAGCTCCAGTTGTGGTGGAGATGCCTGGTATAACTGGAAGGGACTTCTTGCCAtcttgttaaataaaaaaatgaaacaaatagaaGTATTCTATACTGTGCGCTATGGCTACACAATTAGTATTTTCAAGTCTCACACGGcattaaagataataataagaCCATATCTTCAAATGCTGTTTTTACCGACCTTCAGAGGTCTTGGAATTGCTTGACTGTTCAGACTTGCTTCCTGACCGACAGGTTCGACTGTTATCATACCTtgtttttgcaacaaaaaaaagatgaagcGTTGATTATCATACTGCGTATCTGTTTCAGGTACAAATATATCCAGGTAATGCATGGAGGGACTGAAGTGTATACTCACGATATAACTGTGTTTGTTGACACTAAGTATTCCACTTCTTTGGTCCAAGGATTTACAAAACTAAACCACTGACTTTGCAGAGTGACGAAAGAGCCACTTTTCGTTTTGAACTTATAGCAGTTTGTCTCAATTTTTTCTTTACTCCGCagcactgtgaaaataaaacacaggtAGGATGagtaacaaaaacaagaacaaaccGTTCACTAACTTCCTGATTTTATGACTAATTCCTGCAGTACTTTATTGACCTACATAGTAAGATTGTTcatcaaataataacaatgcatCGGAGAGAAttagaaaaaagtaaacatgtgatgtcacagaaaaatataatttgcCTTTTCGGTGTCTGTCAGCTAAATGCGGTAAGTCGTCTTGATGGAAGTACTCGTAGCATGATGTCCCTAGCAGTTCTTGGGGAAGATAACCAAGAATGGTTGTCGCTCTtcagaagaaaaatgaaaagtaaagtgttatttaaaacaCCATTGTTCAAAAAAATacctatatatttatattcaacCCTACCTTTGATCGACAAAGGTGAATTTGCCATCCATGGCGTAGCGTGTGATGAACTCTGTGGGTTTTACTCTGACTTCTCCATTAACCTGGGCAGTGGAGTGGGAGTGGACGCGTCCCACCGCCACCAGGCAGCTGAAGTGTGAGCTGTCCTGCTTGTCTGCATCGCCCTCTCCCTCAGCTCCCAACTGACTGGTGGGCCAGCTGCGCATGTAGCCTGTACAGTGGACCGTGCAGTATTTCTGGGACTCTGTAGTATATGCAGTCACAAATCACAATATGCatataaaaagctaaatataaatacatgtgtatCTTTACCCCATGTTTTCTTTAAGTCTGACATTGTGAACACCACATTAGAGAAAATCCACACAACTGGGACACACTGGGACACTCCAAGCCTTAGTGTGAACAGTTTCTTATAAGTAGATCACCTAAATTCCTGTAACGTGAAAGGTTTGTGAAACTTACGCTTGTATTATAAAACATAACACACGTGTAGGAGGAATGGATACATTGAGAAATATGGTTCATTAACTGGGATACATTCCAATTTTCTGACTTAACTGCACAGTCCACTTCACACAGTATCTTTGCTTCATGTTTTTCCCTTCAACTCTGCCTGAGGGTTTACACAAATACTTTTGTGGAAGCCTTCCTGATAAACACAATATTAGATGTTACACAGGGACCCAGATAAATGTATACCCTGAATGTACAAATGtgatctgaaaaaaacaaacactgaaagaTTTCCCCACCTTTCTTTTTGGAGGTGCTGGCTTGGAATTCCTTCTCCTCTACTTTGACACAAATCTTGTTTATCTTCATGCGACAGAAGAATGAGCGCCGTGCGCCTGTACACAGTCGTGCTGCACCGACGGGGAGGTCAGCCTGGACCTGCAGACCGGCTGAGACATGACAAGAGTGTTAAATGGGATCTCTCCTTCACTcgcacacagaaacacacacacagagagaaaaaaatgctttaCTTTTAGCATCTATTAGCCGTTCACGAGGGTATAATTCAGAGGCTGACAGCTGCTCCTTCACTTTTCCCATGTCCTTTGGGTGAATGTAATCAAACAGACTCTGTCCAATCAGCTCCGCCTGTAGGAAGAGCAAACGTCTGATCAACCTGCCCTCAATACGATGTCTACACTGATAATGACCAAAAACTtctcacttttcaaaacaagatCTATCATGATGTAGTATTAACAGAGGGAAGTAATACTAATGTGCTTTACAGCAACAACAATCAACTCTGTATTTCTAAAGTCTAAAATTGTGAAATCTGTGCACACAATTTCAAATGTGGTGCTACAGACCCACGCTCACGCTGGTGGGTTTTATTCCATTAACTGTGGTGTCAAGACAATGCAAGCCATCTGGTGTGTCTGTAGTTTCACATGAACAAAGATGCTGAAGATAAAgtaacaaatgtaaaagtattaCCCGACTATAATTTAATATCTTCGTGACGGACTCTGAGACAAACACAATTTTCCCACGGTCACAGCCCACTACAAACAGGAACCCGTCCGCAGCCTGGAACAGAGAAGCAAAGTGTGAAACAGTGTAATGCAACATGAGGACATTGCAACTTCCTTACAGTATATAGTTTACTTTGAATTGAAAGGTACTTTGCACAACTTTTTGAATGTATGTAGTACGCTTTGCTTATAATATATGCTTCAATATAGGCATAGTTTACTATGCACATTATACACATATAAGTCTTCTTTCTGTCCCTTTAGTACAATGGTATATTGGAGTACTATAAtctattctgtatattttatagtgTATTCTAGGGTACTCTTCTGAAGATATGTCTTTTCTACTTTGAAAATATAAGGTATGTTTATATTGCTTTGAatgtttattctattttatttgtattttattctttttttaagaaattGTTTGATTTTCGTAAAACGACCATCAAAAATGCTGCTTTCACGAAACAATTTCCCAACTTGGGATAGTAAAGTACCTATCTAAAACAAAAGTTAAAGGCTAGAGTATTTCATTCTATTTATATACTGCATTGATTTAATATAGTTTTTAAACTAAACTTAAATTATAATGATTGACAGgtaacttaaaaataaaaaggtaccAAAAAGCAGTTTTAGCTACTCACATGAGAATTGTGTCAATGGTTTGTTTACCTTGAGGATAAGATGTTTGAGATCCTCGTTGGGAAGGAATGAGGGCTTGTAGTTGGCTTCAGAAAAAGAACTTgctgaacctgaaaataaagcCAAGACGTTTTACAGTCAGTCCATTGACAGAGCTTTTTGCTATCGACTCAGTAACAACAAGTACTCACTAAGTGAACCGTTGAGCTCTCAGAACAGGATACAACTGCTAACTATCCCTACTGCCCTACATTTCAACAGTGCGTCTCTGGCAAACAACAGTGTTTACAACCTGGCTAATTATATGATGCTTAGTTCTTGCCAGATGGATAAGATCTACTGTTGTTACCAAACTCAGTGATTGCTGCATGTAAGAATTGTACTGGGGAGCTCAATGCTATCATAGCCGCTAAAAATGATGGGCaaaacctaaaaaaataaagccCAAATTGCAATAAACCACGTATCAATTAAATGCCAAATCATTGATGACAGTCAGGCTAGATTATCTACACCATGATACCTTTGAGAGATTTGAGGTGCTGCACGGCCATTCGGAGAACAGTGAGTTTGTCCAGCTTACGGGACATGGGGTTACACGTAGGGATCATGGCTGATAGTTTGTCAATGAGATTGTTCATTTTGTCCCGTCTCCTCTTCTCAATTTGGCTGTGTGGTTCCCTGTAGAGACATTAAAGGAGAAACAATCAAGCTGCTTCAAAGGAGTTTTGTCCTTTCACTGAAGCATATTCTTAAATGTGACAATGGATATTACAAGATTGGtgataatattaaaaacacacatatgttAGTAATGTGGTGGGTTCAAATATAACCAACCTGAAGCatttcattttgacatgttGGTCCTCACCATCGGACCTGAAGAGCAGAAAAACACCACTTGAAATATTTTACACCAAGCAAATGCAGAACAGCACAAAATACACAGGTGAGCTCTGAGAATTGTTTAGGTAGCAAACAGTACCCGTTGTGCCTCTCTTCCAAGTCTTCAATGTCCATATCCATTGAAGCAGATTTTGTATCCCTAGGAGGAAAATTCATGACTATCATTAGCATCAATTTAGGTCACTGGATTTAAGAGATTTTCTGTATATTATTAAAGCAATCACACTACTGACTGGTTGTCCACGCTGCCCTTACGCTTCCGGGGCATCTCCATGCTCAAGGACATGCCAGCAGCTGAGGCCGGGGTCATCGGGCTGGGCAATGACACAGAATCACTCTGTTTGTCCTCAACCAGCACATCTGCTGAAACACATCAAGACAATGAGCTGTAGCTGAAACAATGAGATGTAACAGTTtctaaaggggggggggggggacgcaCTTCAttcctttttcaaaaacattccGTTGCACTATTGCATATCAATCTATAAAATCTCAGATGCAAGCGATAAAGAATCAAACAGATGCATTGTTATATTCAGAATTCGCCCAAATAGGATCACAATGTTCTTAATATTACTGGCTGCTCACCAACTGCCTTGTTGTGCAGTGACTCACGGACTGCATCTGTCACACCACCACTCATTTAAAGTGGCCCATATTAGCCTTAATAGCAGCGGGAATGTGGGTTTGCAAGATTAAATTTCACAAAGGAGAATATCAGATActtcatttaaagttaaaagcCTCAATCTGATGCACTTTTAGGAAAAACCTCTCAGGTTAGATCCTTGAAGAAGGTTGGGTTCTCAGACAATTTCATGCTCTGGTAATCACATTAGTTAGATACTAATAAATGGGGATGACAAGGGAAAAAGATATGATACACGCTaaacaatgataaaataaatcataatgcTGGGTAAACTTACTTTAAAAAGGCCccatattatgcaaaatgcactttttgatgtctttaatacataaatgtgtcctctgtgtgtaaggagactcacaaagtgttaGAAAAtacaactctctctcttttcctccttaccgACATCTATAAAAATGGGGTACAAACGTGCTGAGCCAGATTTGCTGCAGActtgacgtcatatcggaaatgtggactggctttacattgaactcctggccaCGTCCCACCCgcgtgacacgtcccaaccaatcgtccgcaatatacagtcgcgagctctgtctgtgtattcagcatgatgtctgcaggagggacttaagagttgttgtatatataatacatataatgtcactgttctagtggtaaacactgagaagtgtttctgGAATAATGcgtgatgtggtttggaacataatatggcgtttaatcacggcagtgtttagctgagtttctccgttagaaacttctctcttcagacagagagatcatgctGCTCCAAAatggcgtggccagcttcagctcaaatttaaagcaacagccacagaatcagcacttcaggaacggggatgaaatagagggggatgaggcatgctacaacctgtttggtattttgagcaaaacacttcacatatgtATGCATTGTATAGATAtcgccctacaatatattgttcaaatatagcataataggagacctttgaGCTAATTGCCTGATGGGGGGGGAAATGCCATGTCTGTCTAACATGCTACGAATGCATTTTAGACACGTTAGTCAGGCAGGTTTGTCAATAATGTCAACTGAAACGTTCACTGTTATCCATGATTGTATAAACATTATGTTGTTGTCAGcttataatttatttatcttaatagctatcagtgtaaaaaaaattcATCTTAGTGTTCaatatttatctttacattGATCATACTCTAAGTGTATATAGATTTCTGCCTGCACTGTTtcattattcttattttatttttgtatgtgttttattattttatgtcttatataactatgttgcgttgttggaggagctccgGACTTAAGATTTTCGTTGCCATTCCTACACTGTAGCTgatgtgcatatgacaataaaacctttgaatcttgaatcttgttcTGCTGCTGTATGAACTGTGCTACTGCTATCAATGTTTTAGCATTTCAACAATACTTAAAAAATGCTGATAACCGTGacaatgttattatttaaaaatcatggTATGATATTTTAATACCATTTTAACATTACAGTGCTGTGAAGTCTAGAGAACGACATGAAACGAATGCAGCTGGTACTCATGGCACCTGCTTTCAATTCTGTTCCACCCTGAGACCCAAACAGCCATTAATAGATCAGCAACAATCTGATTTTTAATCCCCCTCCCCCTGTCAAGATTGGATGGATTACAGGGTTACAGTAAAGACATTCCACTTCCAACTCCCATAATCCCTCTCTCCTGTTCCCACATGTTCATTAACTCGCTCATTTACTAAATCCATGACTGAGCATCTGCTCTGCACTTAAATAACCCAAAGAGCTGTACTGGAtggtaaatgtgtgtttccctgtttcTGATCTCAATATATTTCCCTGCAAAGACAATTTCAGACATGGTCTGAGAATTAAGTAGAATTGTAGCATACCGTATCTCATATGTCCATCTCAAAGTTGCACAGTAAGAGCATCACGAGAAACTGATGGTAGGATTACGATGCataattttattttactttaatgatATGTATTATTGTGTTATTCAAGGCGTGTATATGTATGCAGCAATGGCGAACTGTGTAGTGAAAAAAGGTTTGAGCTACCCTGTGCCATCTTTCATTTACATTCATCCAGttaatcatacacacacacacaccgacgaGCTGCCCATTATCCACACAGTCTTTTGATGGTTGCCAACACAAAACCTTGATTCAATTACATTCAAGTCCCCATGAAACAGttctgttattttaaaaacacagttaacTGCATGCTGATTTAACATCATGATATGGACATGATTTAAAAGATGTGACTTTTCAATAAACACATTGCTCATATTGAACAAcatattcataaaaacacagaaaaagcaaTAACATCCAATAAAAACAGGTCTGCCAACTTGTCCAGTGAGGAAATGCAGTTTTCAAAATCTTAAATATgcacatttctggattttaaatgaaagatgtTTGGGTTTCGGGCTGACCAAGATATAAAGACATCACCCATCGACAGTGGTTGAAAGTAACTACGTACTTAAGTTCACAtatgaggtacttgtacttcctCAAGTAGTTTAATTTTaaattgtgggtttttctttgggttaaaagaaaatgtagcaATGTCAGCAATTTTGCTAGGAAGGtttttgttcaaaaatatttgACAGATACAGCTTCTTAAATATGAAGATTAgctgcttttgctttaaaatattttaatataatatttaacttTTAGTTGAAACTAAATATTTGTACAGTTTGGTGCAACTCTGCCCATCGATTAGACAGACCAAATTGGAAGAGTAATCGATAATGTAAATAATCGCTAGTCCAGgcacaacttttattttttcgACAGATGAAGGGAAGTTGGTCTTTGGCTTCTTGATTTCAGTAATTTAAGTAAAAGGGCGGCTAAGTAGATGCTGGACATGTACAGTAACGTTACAGTCACTACGTAAAGACACCATGGAATGTTACGGCTTACCTTCAGAAACACTTGCTTGGTCCTGGCTAACATTAGACGGTTAGGCCTGGACAACAACACATATTAATGCTAGTTTGGAACAGTGACAATAGCTCAGTTGGAAAGCAAAGGCTAGCAAagtgtcaaaaataaatgtctggaCTGTAATGGACTGTAATGGGCAATAAAACCGGCCGGTTGAATTAACACAGTTGCCGGTAAACAGGCCTAGCTACCGTTGCTAAGCTAACGTTCGGCTTCACTCGTTTAGGTTAACGTTAGCAAAAAACACACCTACATTATGTCATTAACGATGTCATTTGTGACAACCCGAGGTGTATCGTTAGtcattttctgcacatttcGCTGGCTATATGACAAACAACGTCGTGCAGTGTTATGTTACATAAATGGCGTAACGTTAGAGGGCGAGTTTGCTCTACTGATCTACTGACCTAGTTTTGAAATAGCGCAAAGTTGCGGTCAGCCGAAGAGACATagacataaaaacaccacaGCGCTTCTCTCCTTTCTTACAAATCACAATGTAGGGCGTACTATGAATCTCAAAGTGTAAAAACTGGTAAATATGTTTAGTAGTGTTTCAATTACCTGCCAGTTCGCCTCCCACTCTGTCACCGCCGCCAGCCGCTGCATTCCTGGCCGACATggctggagccggagccggtGCGCGGGGGACTCCAATGCATGAATGAGGCGGTCGACTGCTCCGGGGTGTTGCTGTGATAACAGGGCGGGGAGTGGGGGAGCCGAGACGGTGGCACAAGGTTGAAAAACTGCCTTGTATTCCccaaatgaagaaaaaagagggaaaaggcGCACGGAGGTAGCTGTATGCTGTGCAATCAGGGCAGAGTAGAGAACCGGAGGGAAACGATTCTTCGTCTCCTCCTACCGGCGCACCAGAGTCACCGCTGTGGTTCCATCACTCCCCCTGCAGTGCTCCACCCAAcagagcagtggttctcaaacatTTTCAGTCAGGCCCCCTTTGAGTAATGGAAAGCCCCCCCGAACCCGGTTCGGACCTAGATTGGTAGGATTAATTGTATGTAGTTGTACAAACACTACATTTCTCTGCTCAGAACAACAACACTCAAAGCTCTAACtataattgtgtattttattacgGATAGAACATAAACAACTGTGAAATAAATGGTACTTGTATCTGGTacttattttttgggggggaaattaaacaaattggaaacagaattaaaattgCTTTACTTAATATATATTGTGGATTCTGGGCTGCTAGCACATATATCATACCTacagtaactaagtacatttacttaagtactgtacttacgTAAgcttttgagatacttgtacttgagtatttcaggttttgctactttgtacttctactccactacaatttggACTTTTACTGAACTGTATAAAGCATCTGAATATTTCTTCTACCCCTTCCTACCATGACATGACAAATTAAATCAAGCACTTTAAGCATTAAAAGACATGGTCGAtaagattttaaatgtgtgcagaAGACTTCATTGATATAAACAGTCAATATCTGCTCTTAAATCATATGTGaacgtttttgtttgtttgttttgtttaactcATAGAAAGCTGTTCTGgtaataatgtttattataaaagCCTACGtgttatctatctatctacacaGCAAAATCAGCAGTGCTAATTTGACTCTTATCGAGTCAAATATAACACTTTTAAAGTGTCTATATAGGACCGCACTGTTTTGAGTTAAAACTACACTTTTGAAAGTGTTAAAAACTTTACACTAAAAGCTGAGTTCCAGCAATTCTTTCCATAGTTAAAATGTAACTCTGGTCAACACTTGTCAGTGTTAAATTTACACAACACTAGCTTGCAGAGTCAAAAGTTACCACCACaagtgtcattttttaaaacactaaatACAGTTAAAGTCATATTAACACTATTAAGGATATAAAATGTAACTCAATATTGAACTCTTTATAGAGTTGACTCATATTTTAAAAGCACTGTAGGGTGTCAATTAATAAGCTATAACGTCCGttacaaacaatgcaacattaaaaaaaaaaaaaaaacgatctCAAAGAAAGACACAAGCAATTCAAAGTTTGCAGTTATCAAACTGTatttctgtaaaaacacaacatcatcAACAGCATTAGCTTACATTAACATTGTACAGTACGTCCATTCAGTCTTTAATAGCACACGTCACAATTGAATAAACGATCCTAGCAATGGTGAGTCAGAGAAAGGCACGACTATCCCTTGCATTTCCAGTATTTTAAGATCAGTGAGAGGCTTTAGTATTGCATCAAATCCATGTTTGTTCAGGTCTTGTGCATGAAAAAGTGCCACGACATGAATATTCATCAGCacagaattacattttgttggtAGGTTCCTCAATATATACCCTTCTTTGAACCTAAGGGATTTGCTGTCTCAAAGTCGTCATAATAGAGTTGAACCTGTAGAGCAGGGGTCGGCAACCTATGGCTCGCGAGCCAGGTGTGGCTCTTTTGATGACTGCATCTGGCTCGCagattttttgtaattttttaaaatttaacctttatttatttcgATAAATCTTAGCTGACATTTCTTAACACGATAAGTAATCAATAATTCCgctgacattttaaagtaaaatattacaCGCTCCTGTTCAGGGTTGCGGGTGGCTGGAGCCAATCCCAGCTGTACTATTTTTATTGGATAATGTGAGGTCATGTGAGGTCAAGAAGTAAACTTCCCTCCTTTTAATCAAATAGTCAGCTAGCTAGTTTATGCAGAGCAAACCCCTTTGACGAAGAAGATGgcgaaaagaaaaaaaggatgagGAGTACCGTACATTTCAGGACAAATGGACAGAGGAATTTGCATTTGTGGAGAGAGCAGGTTCTGCGGTGTGGCTAATATGCAATGATAAAATTTCATCGATGAAACGGTCAAATATAAAGCGGCACTTCGACACACGCCATGCTACATTTTCATCAAATTTCCAGCGGGGGACAGCAGGAAGAAGGCATGCCAAGAGCTACTGTGCAGAGTGCAAGCTAGTAAGCAGCAACTCCGTGTATGGACCCGACAAGGTGACTGGAATTCGGCTAGCTTTGCTGGTTCTTTAGCAATAGTGAGGAAcggaaagccattcacagatGGCGAGTATACAAAAACATTCATGCTTGATGTGGCCAACAAACTTTTTGTCGACTTTTCGGATAAAGACAAGATAATCAAAAGAATAAAAGACATGCCTCTGTCAGCAAAAACTGTTCACGATCGAACCATCATGATGGCAAATCAAGTGGAGGAAACACAAGTGAAGGACATAAATTCAGCGCCATACTTTTCCCTCGCTTTGGATGAGTCAACAGACATAAGCCATTTATCCCAGTTCAGAGTGATTGCAAGGTATGCTGCCGGTGACACACTGCGTGAGGAAAGTCTTGCTGTTTTGCCAATAAAGGGGACAACAAGAGGGGAGGATTTATTCAAGTCTTTCATTGAGTTCgctaaagaaaaaaatctacCGATGGATTAACTCCGTGTATGATGGG
Above is a genomic segment from Eleginops maclovinus isolate JMC-PN-2008 ecotype Puerto Natales chromosome 2, JC_Emac_rtc_rv5, whole genome shotgun sequence containing:
- the bmal2 gene encoding aryl hydrocarbon receptor nuclear translocator-like protein 2 isoform X2, translating into MSARNAAAGGGDRVGGELADVLVEDKQSDSVSLPSPMTPASAAGMSLSMEMPRKRKGSVDNQDTKSASMDMDIEDLEERHNGSDGEDQHVKMKCFREPHSQIEKRRRDKMNNLIDKLSAMIPTCNPMSRKLDKLTVLRMAVQHLKSLKGSASSFSEANYKPSFLPNEDLKHLILKAADGFLFVVGCDRGKIVFVSESVTKILNYSRAELIGQSLFDYIHPKDMGKVKEQLSASELYPRERLIDAKTGLQVQADLPVGAARLCTGARRSFFCRMKINKICVKVEEKEFQASTSKKKESQKYCTVHCTGYMRSWPTSQLGAEGEGDADKQDSSHFSCLVAVGRVHSHSTAQVNGEVRVKPTEFITRYAMDGKFTFVDQRATTILGYLPQELLGTSCYEYFHQDDLPHLADRHRKVLRSKEKIETNCYKFKTKSGSFVTLQSQWFSFVNPWTKEVEYLVSTNTVISYDNSRTCRSGSKSEQSSNSKTSEDGKKSLPVIPGISTTTGAMIYAGSIGTQIANELLDSNRMNSSPSSGSVSPFSLSQDKCPHNQISNNVPNGEATDMEIAGKSSSEEDAQGATFSGAESLMGENPQMDLDSVVGPGLGSLSSDEAAMAVIMSLLETDTNLGDAVDFEEMHWSL
- the bmal2 gene encoding aryl hydrocarbon receptor nuclear translocator-like protein 2 isoform X1 is translated as MSARNAAAGGGDRVGGELAADVLVEDKQSDSVSLPSPMTPASAAGMSLSMEMPRKRKGSVDNQDTKSASMDMDIEDLEERHNGSDGEDQHVKMKCFREPHSQIEKRRRDKMNNLIDKLSAMIPTCNPMSRKLDKLTVLRMAVQHLKSLKGSASSFSEANYKPSFLPNEDLKHLILKAADGFLFVVGCDRGKIVFVSESVTKILNYSRAELIGQSLFDYIHPKDMGKVKEQLSASELYPRERLIDAKTGLQVQADLPVGAARLCTGARRSFFCRMKINKICVKVEEKEFQASTSKKKESQKYCTVHCTGYMRSWPTSQLGAEGEGDADKQDSSHFSCLVAVGRVHSHSTAQVNGEVRVKPTEFITRYAMDGKFTFVDQRATTILGYLPQELLGTSCYEYFHQDDLPHLADRHRKVLRSKEKIETNCYKFKTKSGSFVTLQSQWFSFVNPWTKEVEYLVSTNTVISYDNSRTCRSGSKSEQSSNSKTSEDGKKSLPVIPGISTTTGAMIYAGSIGTQIANELLDSNRMNSSPSSGSVSPFSLSQDKCPHNQISNNVPNGEATDMEIAGKSSSEEDAQGATFSGAESLMGENPQMDLDSVVGPGLGSLSSDEAAMAVIMSLLETDTNLGDAVDFEEMHWSL